A genomic window from Candidatus Methylacidiphilum fumarolicum includes:
- a CDS encoding zinc ribbon domain-containing protein → MILEGGKRIVIPLSANSKIQGMICLVLKEKKATIPYAALLKVPKRLYGEAVGINARLSEFFTDDHGKKYGRGFGELLANLSKFHKEKGKKRQNLQVIDKNPGKAAKARRIRKHNLEKKKRLPRLCKAWVEIERRIHTSLQQLFKLRIPSVIASESLVFRLNVPSKDLSRRIIQLRSYVLPERIELLAPVGGSRREKVYPACSSELCPRCGYVHSKNRSGDKFMCRHRGDASYAESVGAYHLKKRIGDREIFSWRPQNRLHAMLLERFARNSGLPPDWNPEEGDCTGMDDSRQREDVLFDCQDDRLILSRFSEERNGHGDTRASQFKTMAKKNGLGSSVSKSQACF, encoded by the coding sequence ATGATTCTTGAAGGTGGCAAAAGGATTGTCATACCTTTGTCAGCGAACTCAAAAATTCAGGGCATGATTTGCCTTGTTTTAAAGGAAAAAAAGGCGACAATTCCCTACGCAGCGCTACTAAAAGTTCCGAAGCGATTATATGGGGAAGCGGTCGGGATAAATGCTAGACTTTCTGAATTTTTTACAGATGACCACGGAAAGAAATATGGGAGGGGTTTTGGGGAACTGCTAGCTAATTTATCTAAATTTCATAAGGAGAAAGGAAAGAAGCGGCAGAACCTTCAGGTGATTGATAAGAATCCAGGGAAGGCAGCTAAAGCAAGACGCATCCGCAAGCACAACTTAGAGAAGAAAAAGCGACTGCCTCGTTTATGCAAGGCTTGGGTAGAAATAGAGAGACGGATACACACAAGCCTACAACAACTTTTTAAACTACGAATCCCTTCTGTAATCGCTTCTGAATCCTTAGTTTTCCGCCTGAATGTTCCAAGCAAAGATCTTTCCAGGCGCATTATACAACTGCGCAGCTATGTGCTTCCAGAGCGAATCGAATTGCTGGCGCCTGTGGGAGGTTCTCGTCGCGAGAAGGTCTATCCGGCCTGTAGCTCTGAGCTTTGTCCGCGGTGTGGGTATGTCCATTCTAAGAATCGCTCTGGGGATAAGTTTATGTGCCGGCATCGCGGGGATGCGAGCTATGCGGAATCGGTTGGCGCATACCACCTCAAAAAAAGGATTGGAGATCGAGAGATTTTTTCGTGGAGGCCGCAGAACCGGCTGCATGCGATGCTTTTGGAGAGGTTTGCCCGTAATAGCGGGCTGCCGCCTGATTGGAATCCCGAGGAGGGGGACTGTACTGGAATGGACGACTCAAGGCAGCGGGAAGATGTCCTCTTTGATTGTCAAGATGACAGGCTAATTCTATCCCGCTTTTCCGAAGAACGAAATGGCCATGGCGATACCCGGGCATCCCAGTTCAAAACCATGGCGAAAAAAAACGGACTTGGATCAAGCGTAAGCAAATCCCAAGCATGCTTTTAG
- a CDS encoding NnrS family protein, translating to MIPLEPINRKIGFSDYLALAGHEPYRILFPLGLALGIFGVSLWPLNQLFIYPLSPSIAHPRIMIQGFVHAFILGFLGTAFPRLLESKPLTIKETYLLAFLLLMLSIAHSSGHFIAGDLLFVICLVTFVFCLSRRFVTRKDNPPPNFVLVALGILSGLSGGLIELISFGAVLPPPLILFGRRLLFEGFPLLPILGVGSFLLVRFLKFQREEDFLQSVRSIKQWRQKAFLAFVVGISFIGSFLLESFQFSRIASFLKFSLFLGYLVFPLLGEPNAMPQKNTMALWTRVSILAFPLAYSFLLIDPLHSLSWLHILFLLGIGLLILVVATRVIYGHSGQPEKFSEKLWFLTFAALSLSIAAILRIAADFTFQNRSTFLSLSSILWIGACLVWAYFVLPSVRIPDRD from the coding sequence ATGATTCCTTTAGAACCTATAAATAGAAAGATAGGATTTTCTGATTACTTGGCCTTAGCAGGCCATGAACCTTATCGGATTCTTTTTCCTTTAGGCTTAGCTTTAGGCATCTTTGGCGTAAGCCTCTGGCCTTTAAACCAGCTATTCATTTATCCTCTTTCTCCATCGATCGCTCACCCAAGAATTATGATTCAAGGGTTTGTTCATGCCTTTATCCTGGGATTTTTAGGAACAGCGTTCCCCAGGCTCCTCGAATCCAAGCCACTAACAATTAAGGAAACTTACCTGTTGGCTTTTCTCCTTCTAATGCTTTCGATAGCCCATAGTTCTGGTCACTTCATAGCTGGTGATCTGCTCTTTGTCATCTGTTTGGTCACTTTTGTGTTTTGTCTTTCCAGGAGGTTTGTTACAAGAAAAGATAATCCTCCCCCTAATTTTGTCCTTGTGGCCTTAGGTATTTTATCCGGATTAAGCGGAGGATTGATCGAACTTATTTCTTTTGGTGCCGTTCTTCCACCACCATTGATTTTATTTGGCAGAAGATTGCTTTTCGAAGGTTTCCCTCTTTTACCTATATTGGGTGTTGGCTCTTTTCTTTTGGTCCGATTCCTCAAATTCCAGAGAGAAGAAGACTTCCTCCAATCGGTTCGAAGCATTAAGCAGTGGAGGCAGAAAGCATTCCTTGCTTTTGTCGTCGGGATCAGTTTCATTGGAAGCTTTCTCTTAGAATCTTTTCAGTTTTCTAGAATCGCTTCCTTTCTAAAATTTTCACTTTTTCTTGGCTACCTCGTATTTCCTCTCTTGGGGGAACCAAATGCGATGCCTCAAAAAAACACCATGGCTCTTTGGACAAGAGTTTCGATTCTTGCTTTTCCACTAGCATATAGCTTCTTGCTTATAGACCCACTCCATTCCTTAAGCTGGCTGCATATCCTTTTTCTTCTAGGGATTGGACTTTTAATCTTGGTTGTTGCCACCCGAGTCATCTATGGGCATAGTGGACAGCCAGAAAAGTTTTCTGAAAAATTATGGTTTCTTACTTTTGCTGCTCTCTCCCTTTCGATTGCCGCTATATTGAGGATAGCTGCCGATTTCACCTTCCAAAACCGGTCAACGTTTCTTTCGCTTTCATCCATTCTTTGGATCGGAGCCTGTCTTGTATGGGCCTACTTTGTGCTTCCTTCTGTCCGTATCCCGGACAGGGATTAG
- a CDS encoding PTS sugar transporter subunit IIA, translated as MNLSDVLTQDRVLVNLAARDKFEAITKVAKILEHSPMLESFDTFLEAVLEAEKLGMTWFEQEVAFPHIRSQVVKELVIAAGFFPSGVIFREAAPLVQLIFVIGAPKKLNTNDIIVVGSLARIVATNRKKLLKAKSAEEFVSLIATLEKQLQ; from the coding sequence ATGAATCTCTCTGATGTATTGACCCAGGATCGAGTTCTCGTAAATTTAGCCGCCAGAGATAAATTTGAAGCAATAACGAAGGTTGCCAAAATTCTCGAACATAGTCCAATGCTTGAATCTTTTGATACTTTCTTAGAGGCAGTCTTAGAAGCTGAAAAATTGGGAATGACCTGGTTTGAACAAGAAGTCGCTTTTCCGCATATCCGCAGTCAAGTAGTCAAAGAGTTAGTCATAGCCGCTGGTTTTTTCCCTTCAGGCGTGATTTTTAGAGAGGCTGCTCCTTTAGTGCAATTGATTTTTGTAATCGGTGCTCCTAAGAAACTGAACACCAACGATATTATTGTGGTTGGGTCATTAGCAAGGATTGTAGCGACCAATAGAAAGAAATTGTTAAAAGCAAAAAGCGCTGAAGAATTTGTTAGTCTCATTGCTACTCTTGAAAAACAACTCCAATGA
- a CDS encoding NAD(+)/NADH kinase: MSLLRVGLFVNKEKRGAFELLLELVEYFNKEKIAFLLEDSTARLIGQRGISISRFSEEVDLILVAGGDGTIIRIAHEIFPSPVPILGVNTGSLGFLTAVSREEILPQLPNILQGRFRKSPRMVLKAVGCAYGNNFEIPCSLNDIVLFRGAFSHMATIDVFAQGNLVTEFQSDGLVVSTPTGSTAYALSTGGPIIMPESEVFTLNPICPHTLTNRSLVFPEEVTLRFSIPLGGGPVRLEYDGIAYGDLHPGDWLEIEASPKKVILGFLEERNFFEILRRKLRWSGATVEE, from the coding sequence ATGTCTCTATTACGTGTTGGTCTTTTCGTTAACAAAGAAAAAAGAGGGGCTTTTGAACTTCTTTTGGAGCTTGTGGAATATTTTAATAAAGAAAAGATAGCTTTTTTATTGGAGGATTCCACTGCTAGGCTTATTGGGCAAAGAGGCATTTCTATAAGCCGATTTTCTGAGGAGGTGGACCTGATTTTGGTTGCTGGGGGGGATGGAACCATTATCAGAATAGCCCATGAAATCTTTCCATCTCCTGTGCCTATTCTAGGAGTGAATACTGGTAGTTTAGGATTCCTTACGGCTGTTTCCAGAGAAGAAATTCTGCCGCAGCTACCCAATATCTTGCAAGGCCGTTTCAGAAAAAGCCCTAGAATGGTGCTTAAGGCCGTCGGCTGTGCTTACGGAAATAATTTTGAAATTCCTTGTTCTTTGAACGATATTGTCCTTTTTAGAGGAGCTTTTTCCCATATGGCGACAATTGATGTTTTTGCCCAGGGAAACCTCGTGACCGAATTTCAATCCGACGGTCTTGTTGTTTCCACTCCTACCGGTTCCACAGCCTATGCTTTGTCGACGGGAGGTCCAATTATTATGCCTGAATCTGAAGTTTTCACTCTTAATCCTATTTGTCCTCATACGTTGACAAATCGGTCATTGGTGTTTCCTGAAGAGGTCACTTTGCGTTTTTCTATACCACTGGGCGGAGGGCCAGTACGACTTGAATATGATGGGATTGCCTATGGAGATCTCCATCCTGGGGATTGGCTTGAAATTGAGGCAAGCCCCAAGAAAGTAATTCTGGGATTTCTTGAGGAGAGGAATTTTTTTGAAATTTTAAGAAGAAAACTGCGTTGGAGCGGAGCAACCGTGGAGGAATGA
- a CDS encoding carbohydrate kinase family protein, giving the protein MNLMDVLTVGHSCYDLSFYVEKDPKSDEKIFATDLIICGGGPGANAAVAVRRLGGTSAFCGYVGRDDFGEKILEEFKREGVDTSLVQRGNAPTPVACCFVKPDGQRAVINYKKSTPQLSGEGINTTLIKPKVILFDGHELAASQEFLKLAKKEKIPTVLDAGSFHEGTRVLAPEVDYVVASEKFVLQKTSSNNSQTAFEQVSKEYKNFVLTLGEKGLMWKYQGQEGKMKSLPITAVDTNGAGDAFHGAFSLGLARGLDWKELLLFSTVTAALSCTRKGARTSFPTKEEVESKLKKIRASALFYENH; this is encoded by the coding sequence ATGAACCTAATGGATGTGCTAACAGTTGGACACAGTTGTTACGACCTTTCTTTTTATGTAGAAAAAGACCCCAAGAGCGATGAGAAAATCTTTGCCACAGACCTCATTATTTGTGGGGGAGGCCCAGGAGCAAATGCCGCGGTGGCTGTTAGAAGACTAGGCGGCACATCGGCATTCTGTGGGTATGTTGGTAGGGATGATTTCGGAGAAAAAATCCTTGAAGAATTCAAGCGGGAAGGAGTGGATACAAGCTTGGTCCAACGGGGGAACGCACCTACTCCGGTTGCTTGTTGTTTCGTTAAACCCGATGGCCAAAGAGCGGTCATTAACTACAAAAAATCGACCCCTCAGCTTTCTGGTGAAGGCATCAACACAACATTGATTAAGCCTAAAGTCATCCTTTTTGATGGACATGAGCTGGCCGCTTCTCAAGAATTTCTAAAATTAGCCAAGAAAGAAAAAATCCCGACTGTGCTGGATGCTGGCTCATTCCACGAAGGCACAAGAGTCCTTGCTCCAGAAGTAGATTATGTCGTTGCCTCAGAAAAGTTTGTATTACAAAAAACATCTTCCAACAATTCCCAGACTGCATTCGAACAGGTTTCAAAAGAATACAAAAATTTTGTACTGACGCTTGGTGAAAAAGGGTTAATGTGGAAATACCAAGGGCAAGAAGGTAAGATGAAAAGCTTGCCAATCACAGCTGTGGACACCAATGGGGCAGGGGATGCCTTTCATGGAGCTTTTTCTTTGGGACTAGCTCGTGGACTTGACTGGAAAGAACTTCTCCTTTTTTCGACCGTAACAGCTGCTTTAAGTTGTACACGAAAAGGGGCAAGGACCTCTTTCCCAACAAAAGAAGAAGTAGAGAGCAAGCTAAAAAAGATAAGAGCAAGCGCCCTTTTTTATGAAAATCATTAA
- a CDS encoding MFS transporter, with amino-acid sequence MIAFKKKGNSRQVPEEAGLLERISWCAFDFSNSAFSTVVVDLVFSLYFIRIICAHRTDATFLITFTTFLNQLLVGLLLPLVGTFSDVTGKRKEIVLVSFILCTLTTAYLGTTVEGDVWKGLITYAIAHISFSFSESLVASFLPEIAPESMLGRISGWSRAAGNLGAFISLMTIYPLLSGGFIQSNVDRIRLCFPLVALIYALAGLPFFLNTHQRTPGSQANFSIALKNFYSRTAQMIPSLLKQKYVLLFFLAFFLYSSGATVIMVVIAVYSQMQLGVSGAEQIWLFLSLQIGSAIGAFIFGFLEDTFGPKRTLQLNVSLWFVCVALTLFLDQKWLFFLITFLIGMANGSLYSVSRALMGLISPPEQVGEYFGLWGLVGRLASGIGPLVFGLLFEINKSFQTPLFAPLIFFGLGLFGLIFLPNQKPTKIESKLPAHGS; translated from the coding sequence ATGATTGCATTTAAAAAAAAGGGGAACAGTCGACAGGTTCCAGAAGAAGCGGGACTTTTGGAAAGAATTTCTTGGTGTGCTTTTGATTTTTCTAACTCCGCTTTTAGCACCGTTGTTGTAGACCTGGTGTTCAGCCTTTATTTCATACGGATCATTTGCGCCCACCGAACGGACGCAACCTTTCTGATCACCTTTACAACTTTCCTTAATCAACTCCTCGTTGGTTTGCTTTTGCCTCTTGTGGGGACCTTTTCGGATGTGACAGGAAAAAGAAAGGAGATCGTTCTTGTTTCCTTTATCCTTTGCACACTGACTACGGCGTATTTAGGAACAACTGTTGAAGGGGATGTATGGAAAGGATTAATCACTTATGCGATTGCGCATATCAGTTTTTCTTTTTCAGAAAGCCTAGTTGCCAGTTTTCTCCCAGAAATTGCTCCGGAGTCAATGCTCGGGAGAATATCCGGTTGGAGTAGGGCTGCAGGTAATCTAGGAGCCTTCATTAGTCTTATGACAATCTATCCGTTGCTCTCTGGTGGGTTCATCCAATCCAATGTTGATCGTATCCGATTATGTTTTCCTTTGGTTGCTCTCATCTATGCGCTTGCAGGCCTTCCTTTTTTTCTTAACACGCACCAAAGAACACCAGGCTCCCAAGCAAACTTTTCCATCGCCTTAAAAAACTTTTATAGCCGGACAGCTCAAATGATCCCTTCTTTACTCAAACAGAAATACGTGCTCCTTTTTTTCCTTGCTTTTTTTCTCTATAGCAGTGGCGCCACAGTCATCATGGTGGTCATTGCTGTCTATTCTCAAATGCAGCTTGGAGTCAGTGGTGCTGAACAAATCTGGCTTTTCTTATCTCTTCAAATAGGTAGTGCTATTGGTGCCTTTATTTTCGGATTTTTAGAAGATACATTTGGTCCCAAAAGAACGCTTCAGCTTAATGTCAGCCTTTGGTTTGTATGTGTGGCCTTGACCCTCTTTTTAGATCAAAAATGGCTTTTCTTTTTAATCACTTTTCTTATTGGAATGGCAAACGGCTCCCTTTATTCGGTTAGCAGGGCTCTGATGGGCTTGATATCCCCTCCCGAACAGGTGGGGGAATACTTCGGACTTTGGGGGCTTGTAGGCCGATTGGCTTCAGGCATTGGTCCTTTGGTTTTCGGGTTACTTTTTGAAATCAACAAATCGTTCCAGACACCACTTTTTGCTCCTCTCATCTTTTTTGGGTTGGGGCTCTTTGGCCTGATATTTCTCCCTAACCAAAAACCCACAAAAATTGAAAGCAAACTGCCTGCTCATGGTTCTTGA
- a CDS encoding efflux RND transporter permease subunit — MLEKFATSLLSHKPFVYLVLFLYLSAGLYTATHLSIDAVPDISNVQVQIITPVRDFAPEEIEKLVTFPLERECSGIPGLEEMRSVSKFGISQITLVFKDGTDIYRARQLTGERLITAMDKIPQGLVPRLGPISTGLGEVFVYALDWEKDHPNKPKNRMEELMELKLIQEYQIKPQLRMVPGVAEVNTLGGYDKEILIMPDPEKLMNLGLTVKDLSEIIGKNVENVGGAYIKRAGEQMTVRALGRVVDLPQIEILPIKYSGWTKPLLVKDVAEVAVGAKIRVGAALVNGKEMVLGTVLMRVGANGRTVSQKVFQKIQQIERQLPEGVKIEVLYNRSELIDQVIHTAFSNLLEGAILVALILFMILADWKASLIVSFIIPLSFLFAIYGMRLFHLSGNLMSLGAIDFGLIVDGAVIMVENILRKLAESQSKLGSSLSKKDKELIVKETISEVGQSVLIGVLIITFVYVPILSLSGVAGKTFRPMAITVIFALIGSILFSFTFIPVISAAVLGRTKDFQNHGRDFNLIKKIYRPFLRFTLNHGWLFVGMALLFFLIAILKFGSLGADFVPKLDEGSYDINIFRENTIGIEACVGMEKKTEEVLLQSFPEIRYVYSRIGMADIATDPASPNEPELYVILKPKSEWRKINGKPISKEDLEDLMEEEIKLKVPGQAMIFSQPIENRFNDMLQGVKADVAFKVFGSDYLTIYSLTEQIKKLLGNVRGVVGLAFETSGVAPSLEIIPDRLALAKYVIQSSEINEAVSGAIGGKTVGQLIDGVRRYDIVVRFSDAKRTNINALLSLPIRSGTGGIVSLSQVASASYENRLRSISRENGIRRIALLVDLERRDLESFVKEATEKINRLVHFPPGYFYEVGGLYRNFIEAKETLKVVVPMSSLAIMMLLYFLFKNFRHCFIVFFSIPLAITGGIFSLILAALPFSISAWIGFIAVSGVAILEGLVLIGAINRLRLCGYPLEQAIEEGALIRLRPVLATALVASLGFFPMAFAHGPGAEVQRPLAIVVIGGIVSSTILDLVVLPVFYLWIESVRDWWQKDKLIPVRDTDRRKHKVGPYKTGSDPKNG, encoded by the coding sequence ATGTTAGAAAAATTCGCTACTTCTTTGCTTTCTCATAAGCCTTTTGTCTACCTCGTGTTGTTTTTATATCTCTCTGCTGGTCTTTATACGGCAACACATCTGTCTATCGACGCCGTTCCAGATATTTCCAATGTGCAGGTGCAGATTATTACCCCTGTAAGGGATTTTGCTCCAGAAGAAATCGAAAAGCTTGTTACTTTTCCATTGGAAAGGGAATGTTCAGGGATACCTGGCCTTGAAGAAATGCGTTCTGTAAGCAAGTTTGGCATTTCTCAGATCACTTTAGTATTCAAAGATGGTACGGATATTTACAGGGCTAGGCAGCTTACGGGCGAAAGACTCATTACAGCGATGGATAAAATTCCGCAAGGACTTGTACCAAGACTTGGCCCGATCAGTACAGGTCTCGGAGAGGTTTTTGTGTACGCCCTTGATTGGGAAAAGGACCATCCCAATAAGCCCAAAAACCGTATGGAAGAGCTGATGGAATTGAAGCTCATTCAGGAATATCAGATTAAGCCGCAGCTTAGGATGGTCCCTGGAGTGGCAGAGGTGAACACGCTAGGGGGTTATGATAAGGAAATTCTGATAATGCCTGATCCTGAAAAATTGATGAACCTAGGGCTGACGGTTAAGGACCTTAGTGAGATCATTGGGAAGAATGTGGAGAATGTTGGGGGAGCTTATATAAAAAGGGCTGGAGAGCAAATGACAGTGAGAGCCTTAGGTAGAGTAGTAGATCTGCCTCAGATAGAAATCTTACCTATAAAATATTCGGGTTGGACAAAGCCGCTCTTAGTTAAAGATGTAGCGGAGGTGGCGGTAGGAGCCAAAATTAGGGTAGGGGCAGCTTTGGTCAACGGAAAGGAAATGGTCCTTGGGACTGTGCTCATGCGGGTCGGAGCTAATGGAAGAACGGTTTCTCAGAAGGTGTTTCAAAAAATCCAGCAGATCGAGCGGCAGCTACCAGAAGGGGTCAAAATAGAAGTGCTCTACAACCGCTCAGAACTTATTGACCAAGTGATTCACACCGCTTTTTCTAATCTTCTGGAAGGGGCCATTCTTGTGGCCCTAATCCTCTTTATGATTTTGGCCGATTGGAAGGCTTCTTTAATTGTTTCTTTCATCATCCCTCTTTCCTTTCTTTTTGCTATCTACGGAATGAGGCTTTTTCATTTGTCTGGTAATTTGATGAGTCTGGGAGCCATCGATTTTGGTCTCATTGTCGATGGAGCGGTCATCATGGTAGAAAACATTCTTAGGAAACTTGCTGAAAGCCAATCGAAGCTAGGCAGCTCTCTTTCTAAAAAAGACAAAGAGTTAATAGTCAAAGAAACCATTTCTGAAGTAGGCCAATCGGTGCTCATCGGGGTTTTAATCATTACTTTTGTGTACGTTCCCATTCTTAGTTTAAGCGGGGTGGCAGGTAAGACTTTTAGGCCCATGGCCATCACCGTTATCTTTGCGTTGATTGGCTCCATTTTATTTAGTTTCACTTTCATCCCTGTCATTTCAGCGGCTGTCTTGGGAAGAACAAAAGATTTTCAGAATCATGGAAGAGACTTCAACCTAATAAAAAAAATCTATCGGCCTTTCCTTAGGTTTACCCTGAACCATGGCTGGCTTTTTGTAGGGATGGCTCTCTTGTTCTTTCTCATTGCGATTTTAAAGTTTGGTTCTTTGGGAGCGGATTTTGTCCCTAAGCTTGATGAGGGCTCCTATGATATCAATATTTTTAGGGAAAATACTATAGGGATAGAAGCTTGTGTAGGAATGGAAAAGAAAACCGAAGAGGTGCTACTCCAATCTTTTCCTGAAATCCGATATGTCTATTCGCGTATCGGCATGGCGGATATAGCCACCGATCCTGCAAGTCCAAATGAACCTGAGCTTTACGTTATCTTAAAACCCAAATCGGAATGGAGAAAGATTAATGGCAAACCGATTTCTAAGGAGGATCTGGAAGATCTGATGGAAGAAGAAATCAAGCTTAAAGTTCCAGGCCAAGCCATGATTTTCTCTCAACCTATTGAAAACCGGTTCAATGACATGCTCCAAGGCGTTAAGGCGGATGTGGCTTTTAAGGTTTTTGGTTCCGATTATTTGACCATTTATTCGCTGACAGAACAAATTAAAAAGCTACTAGGAAATGTCCGTGGCGTGGTAGGCCTTGCCTTTGAAACCTCCGGTGTTGCCCCATCTCTGGAAATCATCCCTGATCGCCTGGCCTTGGCAAAATATGTCATCCAATCCAGTGAGATTAATGAAGCTGTCTCTGGAGCCATAGGAGGGAAGACAGTTGGGCAACTCATCGATGGAGTCAGACGCTATGATATTGTAGTCAGATTTTCGGATGCAAAAAGAACCAATATCAATGCTTTACTTTCTCTGCCAATACGCTCAGGTACTGGAGGCATCGTTTCTTTATCACAGGTTGCTTCTGCAAGCTACGAAAATCGACTCCGATCTATTTCTAGGGAAAATGGTATCCGTCGGATCGCCTTGCTTGTAGACCTCGAAAGAAGGGATTTAGAAAGCTTTGTTAAGGAAGCCACAGAGAAGATCAATCGGTTGGTGCATTTTCCCCCAGGCTATTTTTATGAAGTCGGTGGACTCTACAGGAATTTTATCGAAGCCAAAGAAACATTGAAAGTGGTGGTTCCTATGTCCTCTTTGGCCATTATGATGCTCCTGTATTTCCTCTTCAAAAACTTCAGGCATTGCTTTATTGTCTTTTTCTCAATTCCGCTAGCGATTACAGGAGGCATATTTTCCCTTATATTGGCAGCTCTTCCTTTCAGTATTTCAGCATGGATAGGGTTTATTGCTGTATCCGGAGTGGCTATTCTAGAAGGATTAGTATTGATAGGAGCCATTAACCGCCTTCGGCTTTGTGGATACCCGCTTGAACAAGCGATCGAAGAAGGAGCGCTTATTCGGCTGCGGCCAGTATTAGCTACTGCGCTTGTGGCAAGTTTAGGATTCTTCCCCATGGCCTTTGCTCATGGTCCTGGAGCTGAAGTACAAAGGCCTTTAGCGATTGTTGTTATTGGAGGGATTGTTTCTTCAACAATTTTAGATCTTGTGGTTCTTCCAGTGTTTTATTTGTGGATTGAAAGCGTACGGGATTGGTGGCAGAAAGACAAACTAATCCCTGTCCGGGATACGGACAGAAGGAAGCACAAAGTAGGCCCATACAAGACAGGCTCCGATCCAAAGAATGGATGA
- a CDS encoding septal ring lytic transglycosylase RlpA family protein, translating to MRLLSLILLLLIFTFGFLLYYVTEPFFFPGLPIFHCKASWYVDSLTASGEHYDFLALSAAHKSLPLGSYVVVKNIRNHKTVLVRINDRGPYVAGRCLDLSKRAAWRLGMLKEGVVDVHMQVIWPPPFLNKKLKNADQ from the coding sequence ATGCGCTTGCTCTCATTAATTCTTTTGCTTTTGATATTTACTTTTGGTTTTCTTTTATACTATGTAACAGAGCCGTTTTTCTTTCCTGGACTACCCATTTTCCACTGCAAAGCCTCATGGTATGTAGACAGTCTTACGGCTTCTGGGGAGCATTATGATTTTTTGGCGCTTTCCGCTGCTCACAAATCCCTTCCTCTTGGTAGCTATGTCGTTGTGAAAAACATACGGAACCATAAAACGGTTCTTGTCAGAATTAATGACAGGGGGCCTTATGTCGCAGGGCGTTGCCTGGATTTATCCAAAAGGGCCGCCTGGCGGCTGGGCATGTTGAAGGAGGGAGTAGTCGATGTGCATATGCAAGTGATCTGGCCGCCTCCCTTCCTCAATAAAAAACTAAAAAATGCCGATCAATGA
- a CDS encoding MFS transporter: MNEAHTKEIILKPTTTVGLREKLSWGIFDLGNVSFSIVLVDLVFSLYFVQIICARRTDGTFLLGMAAFFTQIFVAIFLPFIGALSDCIAKRKFLLGFFFVICILATALLGTTHEGDVWKSLLCYSLANISFSFTENIFSSFLPELIPPPSVGRFSGWTRAFGNIGGIFSLLLVYPLLSPGFTVSNTELLRLCFPIVAAIYMMCGFPLFFNLELQKKSTHTKSFAQALLKILTDLKETALLIAHNKPLLLYFAASFLFFSAATILMIILAVYAQMEYGITGAQQVGIFLLIQAGGTLGSFIFGFFQDKLGSRKSLQLDLLLWIGCVSSLVFAETKTSFYVASFLIGIGNGSLLSLARAVMSLLSEEDKIGKHFGLWGLICRIATGIGPLSFSYLFIATNSFKTPMLLPLFYFIGSFILVSFLPQKQHEKTQPPS; the protein is encoded by the coding sequence ATGAATGAAGCCCATACCAAAGAGATCATCTTAAAGCCAACTACAACTGTTGGGCTTAGAGAAAAATTGTCTTGGGGCATATTTGATCTAGGAAATGTCTCTTTTAGCATCGTTCTTGTGGATCTGGTTTTCAGTCTTTATTTCGTCCAAATCATCTGTGCCCGGAGAACTGATGGGACGTTTCTGTTGGGAATGGCGGCATTTTTCACTCAAATTTTTGTAGCGATCTTTCTCCCTTTTATCGGCGCCTTATCCGATTGCATCGCTAAAAGAAAATTTCTTCTTGGGTTCTTTTTTGTAATCTGTATCCTTGCAACAGCTCTTTTAGGAACGACTCACGAAGGAGATGTCTGGAAAAGCCTCTTGTGTTATTCCTTAGCGAATATTTCCTTTTCTTTTACCGAAAATATTTTTTCAAGTTTTCTACCCGAACTGATTCCCCCCCCTTCTGTCGGTAGATTTTCAGGCTGGACAAGAGCTTTTGGGAACATAGGCGGCATTTTTAGCTTATTACTTGTTTATCCTCTTTTATCTCCAGGCTTTACGGTGTCGAATACTGAACTTCTTCGACTCTGTTTCCCTATCGTTGCAGCTATCTATATGATGTGCGGTTTTCCACTTTTCTTTAATCTGGAACTTCAAAAAAAATCCACTCATACCAAAAGTTTTGCTCAAGCGCTTCTAAAAATCCTCACTGACCTTAAAGAAACGGCTCTTCTCATTGCGCATAATAAACCCCTGCTTCTTTATTTTGCTGCTTCTTTCCTTTTCTTTTCTGCAGCCACTATCCTCATGATTATACTAGCGGTCTATGCGCAGATGGAATACGGCATTACGGGAGCCCAACAGGTAGGCATCTTCCTGTTGATTCAAGCAGGTGGGACTCTTGGTTCTTTTATTTTTGGGTTTTTCCAAGACAAATTAGGATCCCGAAAATCCCTTCAACTAGATCTTTTGCTTTGGATCGGTTGTGTTAGCAGCCTTGTTTTTGCTGAAACAAAAACCTCCTTCTACGTCGCTTCCTTTCTCATTGGTATTGGAAACGGTTCTCTTCTTTCCCTTGCCCGAGCCGTTATGAGTCTTTTGTCTGAGGAAGACAAAATCGGCAAGCATTTTGGTCTTTGGGGTCTGATTTGCCGGATTGCAACTGGTATTGGCCCCTTGTCTTTTAGCTATCTTTTTATTGCCACAAACTCCTTTAAAACCCCGATGCTTCTCCCCCTGTTTTACTTCATAGGTAGTTTTATTCTTGTTTCATTCCTCCCACAAAAGCAGCATGAAAAGACCCAACCCCCATCATGA